A genomic region of Nymphaea colorata isolate Beijing-Zhang1983 chromosome 2, ASM883128v2, whole genome shotgun sequence contains the following coding sequences:
- the LOC116247548 gene encoding 18.1 kDa class I heat shock protein-like, protein MASSTSPWYGGGYDVWDPFDWRTGSPWDTGRLWPGGAGDETTALAHTFVDWRETDTAHIFTAEIPGARKEDVRVQVVDQNVLEISGERIKEEENVGDTWHRVERRRGSFRRRFRLPVNANLDDIKCSMEHGVLRVVVPKVGALPQSNVRLIDIS, encoded by the exons aTGGCGTCGTCGACGAGCCCGTGGTACGGTGGGGGCTACGATGTGTGGGACCCATTCGACTGGCGGACGGGGTCGCCGTGGGACACCGGCCGCTTGTGGCCGGGAGGAGCCGGCGACGAAACCACCGCCCTGGCGCACACATTCGTCGACTGGCGCGAGACGGACACCGCCCACATCTTCACGGCCGAGATCCCCG GGGCAAGGAAGGAGGACGTAAGGGTCCAGGTAGTGGATCAGAACGTGCTGGAGATAAGCGGCGAGAGGatcaaggaggaggagaacgTGGGCGATACGTGGCACAGGGTGGAGAGGCGGAGGGGCAGCTTCAGGAGGAGATTCCGGTTGCCGGTGAACGCCAACCTGGACGACATCAAGTGCTCCATGGAACACGGGGTGCTGCGGGTGGTGGTGCCTAAGGTCGGCGCCTTGCCGCAGAGTAACGTCAGGCTCATCGACAtcagttga
- the LOC116248210 gene encoding glutathione transferase GST 23-like, with translation MASEDVVLYGTWSSSFVDRVKWALKMKGVESQFVEEDLLNKSPMLLQYNPVHKKVPVLVHAGKPIAESTVILQYIDEVWPQNPIMPEDPYDRATARFWAKFIDEKCKEAVWAAIGPCTNEPGKNVEPALAALRVLDDHLGGRKFFSGDTIGYVDLVAGWIPRWMAAVEEFAGTKLLDPQRFPSLHAWACNFLEVPIIKDNLAPQDKLVGRMKEYREIYLAKCACS, from the exons ATGGCCAGCGAAGATGTTGTTCTCTATGGCACATGGAGTAGCTCTTTCGTTGACAGAGTGAAATGGGCTCTGAAGATGAAGGGGGTGGAGTCCCAGTTTGTTGAAGAAGACCTGCTCAACAAGAGCCCCATGTTGCTGCAGTACAACCCAGTTCACAAGAAGGTCCCCGTGCTCGTGCATGCCGGAAAACCGATCGCAGAATCGACCGTGATCCTCCAATACATCGATGAAGTATGGCCGCAGAATCCGATCATGCCTGAGGACCCATATGACAGAGCCACGGCAAGGTTCTGGGCCAAGTTTATTGATGAAAAA TGTAAGGAAGCTGTATGGGCTGCAATTGGCCCTTGTACAAATGAACCGGGGAAGAACGTAGAGCCTGCTCTGGCGGCGCTCCGAGTGCTGGATGATCATCTGGGAGGCCGGAAATTCTTTTCCGGCGACACCATTGGATACGTCGACTTAGTCGCAGGGTGGATCCCTCGCTGGATGGCGGCGGTGGAAGAATTTGCAGGCACGAAGCTTCTTGATCCTCAAAGATTCCCATCACTTCACGCTTGGGCCTGTAATTTTCTCGAGGTCCCGATCATCAAGGACAATCTAGCGCCTCAGGACAAGCTTGTTGGACGCATGAAGGAATACAGGGAGATTTATTTGGCTAAGTGTGCTTGCAGCTGA
- the LOC116248453 gene encoding glutathione transferase GST 23-like, whose amino-acid sequence MGSDDVVLYGTWSSFFVDRVKWALKMKGVEYQYVEEDLLNKSPMLLQYNPVYKKVPVFVHAGNPIAESTVILQYIDEVWPQNPIMPEDPYDRAMARFWAKFIDEKCKEAVWAAISPFTDEPGKNIEPALAALEVLDDHLRGRKFFSGDTIGYTDLVAGWIPRWMAAMEEFAGTKLLDPQRFPSLHAWACKFLEVPIIRDSQAPHDKLVERIKEYRKLHLAKLK is encoded by the exons ATGGGCAGCGACGATGTTGTTCTCTATGGCACGTGGAGTAGCTTTTTCGTTGACAGAGTGAAATGGGCTCTGAAAATGAAGGGGGTGGAGTACCAGTACGTTGAAGAAGACCTGTTGAACAAGAGCCCCATGTTGCTGCAGTACAACCCAGTCTACAAGAAGGTCCCGGTGTTCGTGCATGCCGGAAACCCGATAGCGGAGTCGACTGTGATCCTCCAATACATCGACGAAGTATGGCCGCAGAATCCAATCATGCCCGAGGATCCCTATGACAGAGCCATGGCCAGGTTCTGGGCCAAGTTTATTGATGAAAAG TGTAAGGAAGCTGTGTGGGCCGCAATTAGCCCTTTTACAGATGAGCCAGGGAAGAACATAGAGCCTGCTCTGGCAGCTCTTGAGGTGCTGGATGATCATCTGAGAGGCCGGAAATTCTTTTCCGGCGACACCATTGGATACACCGACTTAGTTGCCGGGTGGATCCCTCGATGGATGGCGGCGATGGAAGAGTTTGCAGGCACGAAGCTGCTTGATCCTCAAAGATTCCCATCCCTTCACGCTTGGGCCTGCAAGTTTCTCGAGGTTCCGATCATCAGGGACAGCCAAGCGCCTCATGACAAGCTTGTTGAACGCATAAAGGAATACAGGAAGTTGCATTTGGCTAAGTTAAAGTGA
- the LOC116247547 gene encoding pentatricopeptide repeat-containing protein At4g21065-like, translating into MQSVVEQRRSLFSSLIRRCSSILSLKSLHALLIREGLDQDGFLASKLLQASAVSFSGHMDYAHLVFSRMPNPNLFVYNTMLQGYSRSNSAICAISLYRRIHGSGLRGNSFTAAFVLKVCGRLVRVVEGNEIRAQVLKMGLDSDLAVANGILKWAVACGRLDEARKIFDEMAERDPASWSTVIAGYSQNGMPRDALALFREMQRSSMEVDGFTLASVLGACAQLGSLDLGRWVHAYIDKHDVPVDVVLGTSLVDMYSKCGGLAEALKVFNNMPEKDALAWSSMIGGLAIHGLGERALEIFAQMKRSNLRPNCVTFTSVLFACSHSGLLEEGKFHFDSMSRKYGIAPQIEHYGCMVDLLCRAGQTQEAYDFIMSMPIKPNEVLWRALLNCCRIHGDVELSSCISKHLLELDPHGGDNYVLVSNVYASSGRWSDVTRVRGLMKKRKAEKEHGYSMIELNNTFHEFVMGDESHPHTAEIYEMLDKMNVKLKSEGYVATTADVLHDIDEEEKENALGLHSERLAIAFGILQTSDNQPLRVIKNLRVCGDCHSVIKLLSRVYSRVITFPHIGVSISSRKLPSKKLQISQYILFIGHCLPFINMIILGLPIWLVEEFDQTVQTGIVSGIGAFTLHPLAFCIQVSTDDRFETKSWDTKSLD; encoded by the exons ATGCAAAGCGTCGTTGAGCAACGAAGGAGCTTGTTTTCGTCTCTGATCAGGAggtgctcttctattttaagcCTGAAGTCCCTTCACGCCCTCTTGATCCGAGAGGGACTCGACCAAGATGGTTTTCTGGCGAGCAAGCTTCTGCAAGCCTCCGCAGTCTCGTTCTCGGGACATATGGACTATGCCCACCTGGTCTTCTCGCGGATGCCCAATCCCAATCTCTTCGTTTACAACACCATGCTTCAGGGTTACTCGAGAAGCAATTCAGCAATTTGCGCCATTAGTTTGTATAGGAGAATCCATGGTTCTGGCCTCCGAGGGAATTCGTTCACGGCCGCCTTTGTTCTGAAAGTGTGTGGTCGACTGGTGAGAGTGGTAGAGGGGAACGAGATTCGTGCGCAGGTATTGAAGATGGGGTTGGACTCGGATTTGGCTGTTGCCAATGGAATTTTGAAGTGGGCGGTCGCCTGTGGACGGTTGGACGAGGCACGCAAAATATTTGATGAAATGGCTGAGAGGGATCCCGCGTCTTGGAGCACAGTGATTGCGGGCTATTCCCAGAATGGAATGCCCAGGGATGCCTTGGCGCTCTTCAGAGAGATGCAACGCAGCTCCATGGAAGTCGATGGCTTCACCTTGGCTAGCGTTTTGGGTGCGTGTGCACAGCTTGGCTCTTTGGACTTGGGCAGGTGGGTTCATGCCTATATTGACAAGCATGATGTGCCTGTTGATGTTGTTCTTGGCACCTCGCTGGTGGATATGTACAGCAAGTGTGGTGGATTGGCTGAAGCGCTGAAGGTCTTTAATAATATGCCTGAGAAGGATGCCTTGGCATGGTCTTCCATGATAGGTGGTCTGGCCATTCATGGACTTGGTGAAAGGGCTCTTGAAATTTTCGCCCAAatgaaaagatcaaatcttaGACCGAACTGTGTTACTTTCACAAGCGTGTTATTTGCTTGCAGTCATTCTGGATTGCTCGAGGAGGGTAAGTTCCATTTTGACAGCATGTCAAGAAAGTATGGAATTGCTCCCCAGATTGAGCATTATGGGTGCATGGTGGATTTGCTTTGCCGTGCTGGGCAAACGCAGGAAGCCTATGACTTCATCATGAGCATGCCGATAAAGCCTAACGAAGTCCTTTGGCGGGCATTGCTTAATTGTTGCAGGATCCATGGAGATGTTGAGCTCAGCAGTTGCATATCAAAGCATCTCCTTGAGCTGGATCCTCATGGTGGTGATAATTATGTGCTCGTTTCGAACGTATATGCTTCTTCAGGTAGATGGTCTGATGTAACTAGAGTGAGAGGGTtgatgaagaaaaggaaggccGAAAAAGAGCACGGCTACAGCATGATAGAACTTAATAACacttttcatgaatttgtcatGGGAGATGAATCCCACCCCCATACTGCAGAGATCTATGAAATGCTTGACAAGATGAACGTGAAACTAAAGAGTGAGGGTTATGTTGCTACCACAGCAGACGTGTTACATGATATCgatgaggaagagaaggaaaatgcaCTTGGCCTCCACAGCGAAAGGCTTGCCATTGCCTTTGGCATTCTTCAGACGTCTGATAACCAGCCTCTTCGTGTTATAAAAAATCTTCGAGTCTGTGGTGACTGTCATTCAGTGATCAAACTCCTATCTCGTGTTTACAGTAGAGTAATTACA TTTCCACACATTGGTGTTTCTATTAGTAGCAGAAAACTTCCAAG TAAAAAGTTACAGATATCACAGTATATCCTGTTCATTGGTCATTGCCTTCCTTTCATCAACATGATCATTCTTGGGCTGCCTATTTGGTTAGTTGAAGAATTTGACCAAACAGTGCAGACTGGCATAGTGAGTGGCATTGGTGCCTTTACCTTGCATCCACTTGCATTCTGCATTCAG GTTTCTACTGATGATCGATTTGAAACCAAGAGCTGGGACACCAAGTCACTTGACTAA